In Tripterygium wilfordii isolate XIE 37 chromosome 15, ASM1340144v1, whole genome shotgun sequence, one DNA window encodes the following:
- the LOC120016588 gene encoding membrane-anchored ubiquitin-fold protein 1-like codes for MAGEQDQFEVRFRLTDGSDIGPKSFSAATNVATLKESVLAQWPKEKENGPRTVKDVKLISAGKILENSRTLGECRSPLCDMPGGVTTMHVVVQPRMEKEKNAMTQPKQNKCVCTIL; via the exons ATGGCTGGTGAGCAAGATCAGTTTGAGGTCAGATTCCGCTTGACGGATGGATCAGATATTGGTCCCAAAAGTTTTTCTGCTGCTACAAATGTTGCAACCTTAAAGGAAAGCGTCCTTGCTCAATGGCCTAAAG AAAAGGAGAATGGTCCTAGAACGGTCAAAGATGTGAAGTTAATAAGTGCAGGAAAAATATTGGAAAATAGCAGAACACTGGGGGAATGCCGAAGTCCACTATGTGATATGCCTGGTGGGGTTACAACCATGCATGTTGTCGTGCAACCACGTATGGAGAAAG AAAAGAATGCAATGACCCAACCAAAGCAAAACAAGTGTGTCTGCACTATATTATGA